The window ATAGAACTTGATCATCTTGATGTGCATCCCGTTCAGATCTTCTCTTCCATGGGTCACACTGTATATAGAGAAAATGCTGATGACCATCAGCAGTAATAGGACAATTACGATAGCACCGTCAATCTTTTTAATCTTCTGAAGCATATTCTGTCTCCTTACTCAGTACTGGAGCTTCCAGTTCACGCTTAGGGTAGAAGTCCCGTCAATTCTATTGTAAAGGAAGGGGCAGCAAAAATACAATTTCACCGCAGTGTATTCGTCTAACACTGCGGGGGACCTTACCGGGACCCGCTAACGGGCGATGCCCAGCACATGGCGGGGAATTCCCGCGAGATCGTCGATCGTGACGATCTCGTTCCAGTGGCCCGCGGCGCGCAGCAGCGCGGCCACCTGCCCGGCCTGGCCCTGGCCGAGCTCAAAGCCGACCAGGCGCGGGGCTGCCGGAAGCAGCGGCAGCTGCTCCATCATGCGGCGGTACGGGTCCAGCCCGTCATCGCCGCCATCCAGCGCCGTGCGCGGCTCATGGTCGCGCACCTCGCGCTGCAGCCCGGCGATGTCGCCGCCGGGAATATACGGCGGGTTGGAGACGACAATATCCGTCTCCATCCCCGCAAACGGCTCGAGCAGGTCGCCGAGCCGCAGGTCCACCGCCGCGCCGTGCCGCTGCGCGTTGCGGCCGGCCACGGCCAGCGCGCCGGGCGATATGTCGCCGGCCGAGACCCGCCACGCCGGCGCTTCCGCCGCCAGCGTGACGGAGATCGC of the Paenibacillus pedocola genome contains:
- the prmC gene encoding peptide chain release factor N(5)-glutamine methyltransferase → MKHDFYVMSELQSIREAFAEASSFLDKSGCNEPQRSSQLLLEHVLGLSGAAYYMALADPFPAAVKAAWEAGVNRRAAGEPVQYIIGEQEFYGRAFEVTPDVLIPRPETELLVEAILKYGAELWPDGLVPAAAGDARGARPLTAVDIGAGSGAISVTLAAEAPAWRVSAGDISPGALAVAGRNAQRHGAAVDLRLGDLLEPFAGMETDIVVSNPPYIPGGDIAGLQREVRDHEPRTALDGGDDGLDPYRRMMEQLPLLPAAPRLVGFELGQGQAGQVAALLRAAGHWNEIVTIDDLAGIPRHVLGIAR